From Phormidium ambiguum IAM M-71, a single genomic window includes:
- a CDS encoding NB-ARC domain-containing protein produces MSNSLKASTAGLTIVDKARQRRGWTKTSTACWWQDAHTSKATLRRFWQGERIQRDIFMAICQAVGISEWETIADFSDVSLTLEAQVSNSLIDWNEAPNIENFYGRNRELEQVEQWITDGCKLVTIVGIGGIGKTSLALTLADRIQANFDCLIWKSLLNNPSLLTLLDSILSSLNHAVIQDIDKGIKQLIQLFQQRRCLLILDGLEAVLSNKENAIAYNSFIQQLNQTRHQSCIIITSREKLNLIDINPKIFSCLTLQGLSTIDTIALFQSQGFTGKELGLPALIKLYRGNPLALKLVIPLIQSIFASNIVAFLNQNALVIGDRLHNILQQQFDQLSDLERDILYWLAIWQEPISFCRLQSQFLISLDPAKILTGIAGLEKRSLLEKWASENEYSFTLQPLIMKFVTDKLVECAVQEINQVVSSNDVSHVKVLRTHWLLRPGTDDIAGDRILLQLREQLWRTYGANLPQILNQILSFLSDKSPLAIGYVGSNIMAILHHLKF; encoded by the coding sequence ATGTCAAACTCGCTCAAAGCATCAACAGCAGGATTGACCATTGTAGACAAAGCACGCCAACGTCGTGGTTGGACGAAGACTAGCACTGCTTGTTGGTGGCAGGATGCTCACACTTCTAAGGCTACTTTACGACGATTTTGGCAAGGAGAACGTATTCAACGAGACATTTTCATGGCTATTTGTCAAGCAGTTGGTATTAGTGAATGGGAAACAATCGCAGATTTTTCTGATGTTTCTTTAACTCTCGAAGCGCAAGTTTCAAATTCCTTGATTGATTGGAATGAAGCACCAAATATTGAGAATTTTTACGGACGAAATCGGGAGTTAGAACAAGTAGAACAGTGGATAACAGATGGTTGTAAATTAGTGACAATCGTTGGGATTGGTGGAATTGGCAAAACTTCTTTGGCGTTGACTTTAGCAGACAGAATTCAGGCAAATTTTGATTGTTTAATTTGGAAATCGCTGCTAAATAATCCTTCTCTGCTTACTTTGCTAGATAGTATTCTTAGTAGTTTGAATCACGCAGTTATTCAAGATATTGACAAAGGGATAAAGCAACTAATTCAACTATTCCAGCAACGTCGATGTTTGCTGATATTAGATGGATTGGAAGCAGTTTTGTCAAATAAAGAAAATGCGATCGCCTATAATTCATTCATCCAACAACTAAACCAAACTCGTCACCAAAGCTGCATTATCATCACCAGTCGAGAAAAACTAAACTTAATTGATATTAATCCCAAAATATTTAGCTGTTTAACTTTACAAGGTTTATCAACAATTGATACGATCGCACTTTTTCAGTCTCAAGGATTTACAGGTAAAGAATTAGGATTACCAGCTTTGATTAAACTTTATCGCGGTAATCCTTTAGCACTCAAACTCGTAATTCCCTTAATTCAATCTATATTTGCTAGCAATATCGTTGCCTTTCTGAATCAAAACGCTTTAGTAATTGGCGATCGCTTACACAATATTCTACAACAACAATTCGACCAACTCTCTGATTTAGAGCGAGATATTCTTTATTGGCTAGCAATTTGGCAAGAACCTATTTCTTTTTGTCGGTTGCAATCTCAATTTTTAATTTCACTCGATCCCGCTAAGATTTTAACAGGAATTGCGGGTTTAGAAAAGCGATCGCTATTAGAAAAATGGGCAAGTGAAAATGAATACTCCTTCACATTGCAACCACTAATCATGAAATTTGTTACAGATAAATTAGTCGAATGTGCGGTGCAAGAAATTAATCAAGTTGTGTCGAGTAATGATGTCAGTCATGTTAAAGTATTACGAACTCATTGGTTACTGCGACCAGGGACAGATGATATTGCAGGCGATCGAATTTTACTGCAATTAAGAGAACAACTATGGCGAACTTACGGCGCAAATCTTCCGCAAATCCTCAATCAAATTTTATCATTTTTATCAGATAAATCTCCTTTAGCAATTGGTTATGTAGGTAGTAATATCATGGCAATTCTTCACCACTTAAAATTTTAG